Proteins encoded by one window of Mesoaciditoga lauensis cd-1655R = DSM 25116:
- the rpsO gene encoding 30S ribosomal protein S15, which translates to MDREEKEKIIESYKIHDGDTGSVEVQVALLTSRIAHLTEHLKVHPKDFHSRRGLLKMVGKRRRLLRYLRERKPAVYKELIAKLNLRR; encoded by the coding sequence ATGGACAGAGAAGAAAAAGAAAAGATCATTGAATCTTACAAGATTCATGATGGAGACACGGGATCGGTAGAGGTGCAGGTAGCGCTCTTAACCTCGAGAATCGCACATCTTACCGAACACTTGAAAGTCCACCCCAAAGACTTTCATTCAAGACGCGGATTGCTGAAGATGGTTGGGAAAAGAAGAAGATTGCTGAGGTACTTGCGCGAAAGAAAACCAGCCGTTTACAAAGAGCTAATCGCAAAGTTGAATTTAAGACGGTAA
- the mtnA gene encoding S-methyl-5-thioribose-1-phosphate isomerase, whose protein sequence is MKWDGTSLELIDQRKLPHVEEYVKCQTSGCVADAIKKMIVRGAPAIGASAAFGYVLGAIENRKDLNVETMEKVKDKLANTRPTAVNLFWALERMHKRFLSAISENSDDNAIINVLNEEAERIANEDIQVNKQMGNLGQELLPEDATVITHCNAGALATVDYGTAVGVIHAALDHGKTIHAYVDETRPYLQGARLTAWELMKLGVDTTLICDNMAGWVMKTRKVDAIIVGADRIAANGDTANKIGTYSLASLAKKHGVKVYVAAPLSTIDTKIKSGSEIPIEERSHEEVTHVQGVKIAPDGVKVYNPAFDVTDAEMIDAIITEKGILRYPYTESIKKLFE, encoded by the coding sequence ATGAAGTGGGACGGAACATCTTTAGAACTCATCGATCAAAGAAAACTCCCTCATGTTGAAGAATACGTGAAATGCCAAACATCCGGTTGCGTAGCCGATGCGATAAAAAAGATGATAGTTAGAGGAGCTCCAGCCATAGGCGCATCTGCCGCATTTGGATACGTTTTGGGAGCAATAGAAAACAGAAAAGATTTAAACGTTGAAACCATGGAAAAAGTGAAAGATAAGCTCGCCAACACAAGGCCAACGGCCGTTAACCTTTTTTGGGCGCTGGAAAGAATGCATAAAAGATTTCTCTCAGCCATCTCTGAAAATTCTGATGATAACGCCATAATAAACGTTCTAAACGAGGAAGCTGAAAGGATCGCGAATGAAGATATACAGGTAAACAAACAAATGGGAAATCTTGGGCAAGAACTCCTTCCAGAAGATGCAACGGTTATAACCCACTGTAACGCTGGAGCGCTTGCCACCGTAGATTACGGAACCGCTGTGGGAGTCATCCATGCTGCGTTGGACCATGGGAAAACAATACATGCTTACGTTGATGAAACACGACCTTACCTTCAAGGCGCGCGTTTAACGGCATGGGAGCTGATGAAATTGGGTGTTGATACCACATTGATATGCGACAACATGGCAGGATGGGTTATGAAAACACGCAAAGTTGACGCGATAATAGTAGGAGCAGATAGAATAGCCGCAAATGGAGACACGGCAAACAAGATAGGAACATATTCATTGGCCTCTTTGGCAAAAAAGCATGGTGTAAAAGTGTACGTGGCGGCCCCACTTTCAACGATAGACACGAAGATCAAAAGCGGTAGCGAGATTCCCATAGAAGAGCGTTCACATGAAGAAGTGACACATGTTCAAGGAGTGAAGATAGCTCCTGATGGTGTTAAGGTGTACAATCCGGCATTTGACGTTACTGATGCCGAAATGATAGATGCGATAATAACCGAAAAAGGGATTTTAAGATACCCCTACACCGAATCGATAAAGAAACTCTTTGAGTGA
- the udk gene encoding uridine kinase, with protein sequence MSIFVAIVGGSGAGKTTVAKEIVGHFKEKAICLNMDNYYKDLEDGMDPREVNFDSPSAFDFELFFKHLQTLKNGEDIEVPTYSFVTYRRNSSQTVHISPAELVVVEGILVLHDEKIRKLFDLSIYVDEDADERLIRRIERDTKERGRSVDSIISQYRKFVAPAFRSFIEPQKYKCDIILPRGGENKNGLSMIMGALEKMMNHGEKKIF encoded by the coding sequence ATGAGTATTTTTGTTGCCATCGTCGGAGGTAGTGGTGCTGGCAAAACCACAGTCGCAAAGGAAATTGTAGGCCATTTTAAAGAAAAAGCCATATGTCTTAACATGGATAATTATTACAAGGATTTGGAAGATGGTATGGATCCGCGGGAAGTGAATTTCGATTCTCCATCCGCTTTCGACTTCGAACTTTTTTTCAAACACCTTCAAACTCTGAAAAATGGTGAAGATATAGAGGTCCCAACTTACAGCTTTGTAACTTATCGAAGAAATTCTTCACAGACCGTGCACATCTCTCCAGCAGAACTTGTGGTTGTGGAAGGTATTTTAGTACTCCATGATGAAAAGATAAGAAAGCTTTTCGATCTCAGTATATACGTTGATGAAGATGCGGATGAAAGGCTTATAAGAAGAATAGAGCGAGATACCAAAGAAAGAGGAAGATCCGTTGATTCGATCATATCTCAATACAGAAAGTTCGTCGCCCCCGCTTTTAGAAGTTTCATAGAGCCTCAAAAATACAAATGCGATATCATATTACCTCGCGGTGGCGAAAACAAGAACGGCCTTTCAATGATAATGGGAGCCCTCGAAAAAATGATGAACCATGGAGAGAAAAAGATTTTTTAA